A genomic stretch from Myripristis murdjan chromosome 12, fMyrMur1.1, whole genome shotgun sequence includes:
- the sptan1 gene encoding spectrin alpha chain, non-erythrocytic 1 isoform X7: MSQDTYVETRGSWLEKADRMDTTGVKVLETADDIQERRQQVLDRYRRFKELSMMRRQKLEDSYRFQFFRRDADELEKWIQEKLQIASDENYKDPSNLQGKLQKHQAFEAEVQANAGAIIKLDETGNLMISEGHFASETIRTRLEELHSLWDLLLRRTKEKGMRLLQAQKLVQYLRECEDALDWITDKEAMATSEELGQDLEHVELLQKKFEEFQTDLAAHEERVNEVNQLAAKLTQEAHPELELIVRKQDEVNTAWQRLKGLAQQRQGKLFGAAEVQRFNRDVDETISWIKEKEQLMASDDFGRDLASVQALLRKHEGLERDLVALEDKVNTLGGDAERLQQTHPQNASQIHLKKDELITNWEQIRTLAAERHARLNDSYRLQRFTADFRDLTSWVTEMKALINADELANDVAGAEALLDRHQEHKGEIDAHEDSFRATDEAGQALLNTSHYASEEVKEKLGILAEEKESLLELWEVRRQQYEQCMDLQLFYRDTEQVDNWMSKQEAFLLNEDLGDSLDSVEALLKKHEDFEKSLSAQEEKITALDEFATKLIQNNHYAKEDVATRRDALLSRRNALHERAQSRRAALEDSFHLQQFFRDSDELKSWINEKMKTATDEAYKDPSNLQGKVQKHQAFEAELSANQSRIDALQKSGQELLDGKHYASAEVAGRMEEVSSQWKKLLEATELKGIKLREANQQQQFNRNVEDIELWLYEVEGHLASDDFGKDLTSVQNLQKKHALLEADVAAHQDRIDGITIQARQFQEAGHFDADNIRKKQEALVVRYEALREPMAARKQKLSDSLRLQQLFRDVEDEETWIREKEPIAASTNRGKDLIGVQNLLKKHQALQAEISGHEPRIKAVTQKGEAMVDEGHFAGEEVKVKLGELNGRWDNLKAKASQRRQDLEDSLQAQQYFADANEAESWMREKEPIVGSTDYGKDEDSAEALLKKHEALMSDLIAYGSSIQGLKEQAQSCRQQVAPTDDETGKELVLALYDYQEKSPREVTMKKGDILTLLNSTNKDWWKVEVNDRQGFVPAAYVKKLDPTQSSSRENLLDEQGSIALRQDQIENQYGTLLELGEKRKDMLEKSCKKFMLFREANELQQWINEKESALTNEEVGSDLEQVEVLQKKFDDFQKDLKANESRLRDINKVASELESEGLMAEEAPMVQAQDEADSKNASPWKELNNRWRSLQQLAEERSNMLGSAHEVQRFHRDADETKEWIEEKNQALNTDNYGHDLASVQALQRKHEGFERDLAALGDKVNSLGETAERLIQSHPEAVDDIQEKCTELNTAWSSLVGRADQRKDKLGNSHDLQRFLSDFRDLMSWINGIRGLVSSEELAKDVTGAEALLERHQEHRTEIDARAGTFQAFEQFGQQLLARGHYASPEIQQKLEALDRERADLEKAWVQRRMMLDQCLELQLFNRDCEQAENWMAAREAFLASDDKGDSLDSVEALIKKHEDFDKAINVQEEKIAALQSFADQLIGADHYAKPEIFNRRNEVLDRWRRLKAQMIEKRSKLGESQTLQQFSRDVDEIEAWISEKLQTATDESYKDPTNIQLSKLLSKHQKHQAFEAELHANADRIRGVIDTGNSLIQRGACAGSEDAVKARLNALDEQWQFLVNKSAEKSQKLKEANKQQNFNTGIKDFDFWLSEVEALLASEDYGKDLASVNNLLKKHQLLEADISAHEDRLKDLNGQADSLMASNAFDTSQVKDKRDAVNGRFTKIKSMAAGRRAKLNESHRLHQFFRDLDDEESWIKEKKLLVSSEDYGRDLTGVQNLRKKHKRLEAELGAHEPAIQSVLDTGKKLSDDNTIGQEEIQQRLAQFVDHWKELKDLSGARGQRLEESLEYQQFVANVEEEEAWINEKLNLVGSEDYGDTLAAVQGLLKKHEAFETDFTVHRDRVNDVCANGDELIKKNNHHVDNISAKMAALRGKVSELERAAAQRKAKLDENSAFLQFNWKADVVESWIGEKENSLKTDDYGRDLSSVQTLLTKQETFDAGLQAFQQEGITNITALKDQLLAAKHVQSKAIEARHAALMKRWNQLLSNSAARKKKLLEAQEHFRKVEDLFLTFAKKASAFNSWFENAEEDLTDPVRCNSLEEIRALREAHEAFRSSLSSAQADFNQLAELDRQIKSYQVVSNPYTWFTMEALEETWRNLQKIIKERELELQKEQRRQEENDKLRQEFAQHANAFHQWLQETRTYLLDGSCMVEESGTLESQLEATKRKHQEIRAMRSQLKKIEDLGAAMEEALILDNKYTEHSTVGLAQQWDQLDQLGMRMQHNLEQQIQARNTTGVTEEALKEFSMMFKHFDKEKSGRLNHQEFKSCLRSLGYDLPMVEEGEPDPEFESILDTVDPNRDGNVSLQEYMAFMISRETENVKSSEEIESAFRALSTENKPYVTKEELYQNLTKEQADYCLSHMKPYLDSKGRELPSAFDFVEFTRSLFVN, encoded by the exons AGAATGGATACCACTGGGGTAAAAGTGCTGGAGACAGCCGATGACATCCAGGAGCGCCGCCAGCAGGTGCTGGACCGGTACCGGCGCTTCAAGGAGCTGTCTATGATGCGCCGGCAGAAACTGGAAGACTCATATCGATTTCAGTTCTTCCGCCGTGATGCTGATGAGCTTGAGAAGTGGATCCAGGAGAAGCTGCAGATCGCCTCTGATGAGAACTACAAGGACCCCTCCAACCTGCAG GGCAAGCTGCAGAAACATCAGGCCTTCGAAGCTGAAGTTCAGGCCAACGCAGGGGCCATCATCAAACTGGACGAGACTGGAAACCTCATGATCAGCGAGGGCCATTTTGCCTCCGAGACCATCCGA ACTCGTTTGGAGGAGCTGCATTCCCTGTGGGACCTCCTGCTGCGGAGAACCAAGGAGAAGGGCATGCGGCTCCTGCAGGCCCAGAAATTGGTGCAGTACCTGCGCGAGTGTGAAGATGCCCTCGACTGGATCACTGACAAG GAGGCCATGGCCACCTCAGAGGAGCTGGGCCAGGACCTGGAGCATGTGGAGCTCCTCCAGAAGAAGTTTGAGGAGTTCCAGACAGACCTGGCGGCCCACGAGGAGCGTGTCAATGAGGTCAATCAGCTGGCAGCCAAACTGACCCAGGAGGCCCACCCTGAGCTTGAGTTGATCGTCCGCAAGCAGGATGAAGTCAACACTGCCTGGCAGCGCCTCAAAGGTCTGGCCCAGCAAAGGCAGGGCAAGCTGTTTGGAGCTGCTGAGGTGCAGCGCTTCAACAG GGATGTGGATGAGACCATCAGCTGGATCAAGGAGAAGGAGCAGCTCATGGCTTCTGATGACTTTGGACGTGACCTGGCCAGCGTGCAGGCCCTGCTGCGCAAACACGAGGGTCTGGAGAGAGACCTGGTTGCTCTGGAAGACAAG GTGAACACACTTGGTGGTGATGCAGAGCGCCTGCAGCAGACACATCCCCAGAACGCCTCTCAGATCCACTTGAAGAAGGACGAGCTCATCACCAACTGGGAACAGATTCGCACTCTGGCTGCTGAACGTCACGCCCGCCTGAATGACTCCTATCG GCTGCAGCGTTTCACTGCTGACTTCAGAGACCTGACCAGCTGGGTGACAGAGATGAAGGCCTTGATCAATGCCGATGAATTGGCCAACGATGTGGCTGGAGCTGAAGCTCTGCTGGACCGCCACCAGGAACACAAG GGAGAGATTGATGCCCACGAGGACAGTTTCAGAGCCACTGATGAAGCTGGCCAGGCCTTGCTCAACACAAGCCACTATGCCTCTGAGGAGGTTAAGGAGAAG CTGGGCATACTCGCAGAGGAGAAGGAGTCTCTTCTGGAATTGTGGGAAGTTCGCCGGCAGCAGTATGAGCAGTGCATGGACTTGCAGCTCTTCTACAGGGACACCGAGCAAGTTGACAACTGGATGAGCAAACAAGAG GCTTTCCTCCTGAACGAGGACCTTGGTGACTCCCTGGACAGCGTTGAGGCCTTGCTGAAAAAACATGAAGACTTTGAGAAGTCACTCAGTGCCCAGGAAGAGAAGATCACT GCCCTTGATGAGTTCGCTACCAAACTAATCCAGAACAACCACTATGCCAAAGAGGATGTGGCCACCCGCAGAGATGCT CTGCTCAGCCGTCGTAATGCCCTGCATGAACGTGCCCAGTCTCGCCGCGCTGCCTTGGAGGACTCCTTCCACCTGCAGCAGTTCTTCAGGGACTCTGATGAGCTTAAGAGCTGGATTAACGAGAAGATGAAGACTGCCACCGATGAGGCTTACAAG GACCCCTCAAACCTGCAGGGCAAGGTGCAGAAACACCAAGCCTTTGAAGCTGAGCTGTCGGCTAACCAGAGCCGCATCGACGCTCTGCAGAAGTCTGGCCAGGAACTGCTCGATGGAAAACATTATGCCTCGGCTGAAGTGGCTGGCCGCATGGAGGAAGTCAGCTCGCAGTGGAAGAAACTGCTAGAAGCCACTGAGCTTAAGG GCATCAAGCTCCGTGAGgccaaccagcagcagcagttcaaCAGGAACGTAGAGGATATTGAGCTGTGGCTGTACGAGGTGGAGGGCCACTTGGCTTCAGACGACTTTGGAAAAGACCTGACCAGTGTCCAGAACCTGCAGAAGAAACATGCCCTGCTGGAGGCTGACGTAGCCGCTCACCAG GACCGAATTGACGGCATAACAATCCAGGCACGCCAGTTCCAAGAAGCTGGACATTTTGATGCTGACAACATTCGCAAGAAACAGGAGGCTTTGGTGGTTCGTTATGAGGCTCTACGTGAGCCCATGGCTGCCCGTAAGCAGAAACTGTCCGACTCGCTGCGGCTCCAGCAGCTCTTCAGAGAcgtggaggatgaggagaccTGGATCCGTGAGAAAGAGCCAATCGCCGCCTCTACTAACCGAG GCAAAGACTTGATTGGTGTTCAGAACCTCCTGAAGAAGCACCAGGCCCTGCAGGCTGAGATCTCTGGTCACGAGCCCCGCATTAAGGCTGTCACACAGAAAGGAGAGGCCATGGTGGATGAAG GGCACTTTGCCGGTGAGGAAGTGAAGGTGAAGCTGGGTGAGTTAAACGGCCGCTGGGACAACTTGAAGGCCAAGGCCTCCCAGAGGAGACAGGACCTGGAGGACTCTCTGCAGGCCCAGCAGTACTTTGCTGATGCCAATGAAGCTGAGTCATGGATGAGGGAGAAGGAGCCCATTGTGGGGAGCACAGACTATGGCAAAGATGAAGATTCTGCCGAG GCCCTGTTGAAGAAGCACGAGGCTCTTATGTCTGACCTGATTGCCTATGGCAGCAGCATCCAGGGCCTGAAGGAACAGGCCCAGTCCTGCAGG CAACAAGTGGCTCCCACTGATGATGAGACAGGGAAGGAGCTGGTCTTGGCCTTGTACGACTACCAGGAGAAGAGCCCCCGTGAAGTCACCATGAAGAAGGGCGACATCCTCACTCTGCTCAACAGCACCAACAAA GATTGGTGGAAAGTGGAGGTCAACGATCGCCAGGGCTTCGTTCCTGCTGCCTATGTGAAGAAGCTTGACCCCACCCAGTCTTCCTCCAGGGAAAACCTCCTGGATGAGCAAGGCAGCATTGCACTGCGCCAAGACCAGATCGAGAATCA GTATGGGACTCTTTTGGAGCTGGGTGAGAAACGCAAGGACATGCTAGAGAAGAGCTGCAAGAAGTTCATGTTGTTCCGCGAGGCCAACGAGCTCCAGCAGTGGATCAACGAGAAGGAGAGCGCTCTCACTAATGAGGAGGTGGGCTCTGACCTGGAGCAGGTCGAGGTCCTCCAGAAGAAGTTTGATGACTTCCAGAAG GACCTGAAGGCCAATGAATCTCGCCTGAGAGACATCAACAAGGTGGCGTCTGAGCTGGAGTCTGAAGGCCTCATGGCTGAGGAGGCCCCCATGGTCCAGGCCCAG GATGAAGCTGATTCAAAGAATGCCTCCCCATGGAAG GAGCTGAACAATCGCTGGCGGTCCCTGCAGCAGTTGGCTGAAGAGAGGAGCAACATGCTGGGCAGTGCTCATGAGGTGCAGCGATTCCACAG gGATGCTGATGAGACCAAAGAGTGGATCGAGGAGAAGAACCAGGCCCTCAACACTGACAACTACGGTCACGACTTGGCCAGCGTACAAGCTCTGCAGCGCAAACATGAAGGTTTTGAGAGAGACCTGGCAGCCTTGGGTGACAAG GTGAACTCCCTTGGGGAGACAGCAGAGCGTCTGATCCAGTCCCATCCAGAGGCAGTGGATGATATCCAGGAGAAATGCACTGAGCTGAACACTGCCTGGAGCAGCCTAGTGGGACGTGCTGACCAGCGCAAGGATAAACTTGGGAACTCCCACGACCTGCAGCGCTTCCTCTCGGATTTCAG AGATTTGATGTCCTGGATCAATGGCATCCGAGGACTGGTATCCTCAGAGGAGTTGGCCAAGGATGTAACTGGAGCTGAAGCCCTTCTGGAAAGACACCAG GAGCACCGAACAGAGATTGATGCCCGCGCTGGCACCTTCCAGGCTTTTGAGCAGTTCGGCCAGCAGCTGCTTGCACGAGGTCACTATGCTAGCCCAGAGATTCAGCAGAAGCTGGAGGCTCTAGACCGTGAGCGTGCCGACCTGGAGAAGGCCTGGGTGCAGCGCCGCATGATGCTTGACCAATGCCTTGAGCTCCAG CTCTTCAACAGGGACTGTGAGCAGGCTGAGAACTGGATGGCAGCTCGTGAAGCCTTCCTCGCCAGCGATGACAAGGGCGACTCCCTTGACAGTGTGGAGGCACTCATCAAGAAACATGAGGACTTTGATAAGGCTATCAACGTACAG GAGGAGAAGATCGCTGCTCTACAGTCCTTTGCTGACCAGCTGATCGGAGCTGACCACTATGCCAAACCTGAAATTTTCAACCGCCGCAATGAAGTCCTGGACAG GTGGCGCCGACTGAAGGCCCAGATGATTGAAAAGCGTTCGAAGTTGGGCGAGTCCCAGACGTTGCAGCAGTTCAGCCGGGACGTGGACGAGATTGAGGCTTGGATCAGCGAGAAGCTGCAGACCGCCACTGACGAATCCTACAAAGACCCCACCAACATCCAG CTGTCCAAGCTGCTG AGCAAGCATCAGAAACACCAGGCGTTCGAGGCAGAGCTGCACGCCAACGCAGACCGAATCCGTGGAGTCATCGATACCGGTAACAGCCTGATTCAGAGGGGCGCCTGTGCTGGCAGCGAGGATGCAGTCAAG GCACGTCTCAACGCTCTTGATGAACAGTGGCAGTTCTTAGTCAACAAGTCGGCAGAGAAGAGCCAGAAGCTGAAGGAGGCCAACAAGCAGCAAAACTTCAACACCGGCATCAAGGACTTTGACTTCTGGCTCTCTGAG GTGGAAGCCCTTCTTGCCTCTGAGGACTATGGCAAAGATCTGGCCTCAGTCAACAACCTGCTGAAGAAACACCAGCTGCTGGAGGCTGATATTTCTGCACATGAG GACCGTTTGAAGGATCTGAATGGTCAGGCTGACAGCCTGATGGCCAGCAATGCCTTTGACACCTCGCAGGTGAAAGACAAGCGAGATGCCGTCAATGGCCGCTTCACCAAGATCAAGAGCATGGCTGCAGGCCGCCGTGCCAAGCTCAATGAGTCGCACCGCCTGCACCAGTTCTTTAGGGACCTGGATGATGAGGAGTCTTGGATCAA AGAAAAGAAGCTGCTTGTGAGTTCGGAGGACTATGGACGTGATTTGACAGGAGTACAGAATCTGAGGAAGAAACACAAGAGACTGGAGGCCGAGCTGGGCGCCCATGAGCCGGCCATACAG tcGGTACTGGACACGGGGAAGAAGCTGTCTGATGACAACACCATTGGCCAGGAGGAGATCCAGCAGAGGCTTGCCCAGTTTGTCGACCACTGGAAGGAGCTCAAGGACTTATCTGGAGCAAG GGGACAGAGGCTGGAGGAGTCGCTGGAGTACCAGCAGTTTGTGGCTAatgtggaagaagaagaagcttgGATTAATGAGAAGTTGAATCTAGTGGGGAGCGAGGACTACGGTGATACTCTGGCTGCTGTGCAG gGCTTGCTGAAAAAACATGAAGCATTTGAGACTGACTTCACCGTGCACAGGGACAGAGTCAATGATGTGTGTGCTAATGGAGATGAGCTCATCAAGAAG aACAACCACCACGTGGACAATATTAGTGCCAAGATGGCCGCTCTGCGGGGCAAGGTGTCGGAGCTGGAGAGGGCAGCCGCCCAGAGGAAGGCCAAGCTGGACGAAAACtcagccttcctgcagttcaaCTGGAAGGCCGATGTGGTGGAGTCCTGGATCG gtgagaAGGAGAACAGCCTGAAGACTGACGACTATGGCAGAGACCTCTCCTCAGTGCAGACTCTGCTCACCAAGCAG GAAACGTTCGACGCCGGCCTCCAGGCCTTCCAGCAGGAGGGAATCACCAACATCACGGCCCTCAAGGACCAGCTGCTGGCTGCCAAGCACGTCCAGTCCAAGGCCATCGAAGCTCGCCACGCCGCCCTGATGAAGCGCTGGAACCAGCTGCTGTCCAACTCAGCCGCACGCAAGAAGAAGCTTCTGGAGGCTCAAGAGCACTTCAGAAAG GTTGAGGATTTGTTCTTGACGTTTGCCAAAAAGGCCTCGGCTTTCAACAGCTGGTTCGAGAACGCCGAGGAAGATCTGACCGACCCAGTGAGGTGCAACTCTCTGGAGGAGATCCGGGCTCTCCGTGAAGCCCACGAGGCCTTCCGGTCGTCGCTCAGCTCCGCGCAGGCCGACTTCAACCAGCTGGCCGAGCTGGACCGACAGATCAAGAGCTACCAGGTGGTGTCCAACCCCTACACCTGGTTTACCATGGAGGCCCTGGAGGAGACCTGGAGGAACCTGCAGAAGATCATCAAG GAGCgagagctggagctgcagaaggagcagaggaggcaggaggaaaatgATAAGTTGCGTCAGGAGTTTGCACAGCACGCCAACGCTTTCCACCAGTGGCTGCAGGAGACCAG GACATATCTTCTGGATGG GTCTTGTATGGTAGAAGAGTCAGGCACCCTGGAGTCCCAGCTGGAGGCCACCAAG cgTAAGCACCAGGAGATCCGGGCCATGCGCAGCCAGCTTAAGAAGATAGAGGACTTGGGTGCGGCCATGGAGGAGGCGCTGATTTTAGACAACAAATACACTGAGCACAGTACAGTGGGCCTGGCCCAGCAGTGGGACCAGCTGGACCAACTGGGAATGAGGATGCAACACAACCTGGAGCAGCAGATACAggccag GAACACGACTGGAGTAACAGAAGAAGCCCTGAAGGAGTTCAGCATGATGTTCAA GCACTTCGACAAAGAGAAGTCAGGCCGTCTGAACCACCAAGAATTCAAGTCATGTCTGCGCTCGCTGGGCTACGACCTGCCCATGGTGGAGGAGGGCGAACCAGACCCGGAGTTCGAGTCCATCCTAGACACCGTGGATCCCAACAG GGATGGCAACGTGTCCTTGCAGGAGTACATGGCCTTCATGATCAGCCGCGAGACGGAGAACGTCAAGTCTAGTGAGGAGATAGAGAGCGCCTTCCGGGCCCTTAGCACCGAGAACAAGCCCTACGTCACCAAAGAAGAGCTCTACCAG AACCTGACCAAGGAGCAGGCCGACTACTGCCTGTCACACATGAAGCCCTACCTGGACAGCAAGGGACGGGAGCTGCCGTCGGCCTTCGACTTTGTCGAGTTCACTCGCTCGCTCTTCGTCAACTGA